In Afipia sp. P52-10, the sequence GTAGGCGAGATAAACCTTGGTGCCTTCGCGAATGCCCGGCGGATCCTCGCAGGTGGTGCCGCCATTGGCGACGCCGGTGTCGTGCCAGGCTTTCGCCTGCTCCGGCGAGTTGCAGAGGAAGCCGATCGTGCCGCCGTTGGCGGCCGTCGCCGGCTGGCCGTTGATCGGCTTCGAAACCGAAAACGTCCCGGTCGGGGTCCGGTAGAAGACACGATGACGGTCAACCTTGCCGGGCGAAACGCCGATCGTGCCGAGCAGTTTGTCGTAGAAATCCTTGGCCTTCTCCAGATCGTTCGTGCCGATCATGACGTGCGAAAACATGCGTTTCGTCCTCCCAGTTGTCCCTATGGGTTTGAGCGATCTCGTGAACCGCTTGCAGCACCCTACACGGCGCCAGGGGTTGGAGAAAAGTATTCTCGCGAA encodes:
- a CDS encoding VOC family protein, which produces MFSHVMIGTNDLEKAKDFYDKLLGTIGVSPGKVDRHRVFYRTPTGTFSVSKPINGQPATAANGGTIGFLCNSPEQAKAWHDTGVANGGTTCEDPPGIREGTKVYLAYLRDPDGNKLCALHRIP